One genomic window of Vibrio rhizosphaerae includes the following:
- the ptsP gene encoding phosphoenolpyruvate--protein phosphotransferase: MLSQLRDIMEQVSKVEDVHQAFDILVKQTCEAMNTECCTIYLANEEKLRLELIATQGLKFKGNKIHIGFDEGLVGLVKRSAEPINLAEASKHPNFKYFKQLGEEVYQSFLGAPIIYRKQVLGVLVIQQRSPRQFSEIEESFIVTLSAQLAVLVAHSQSQGLWSLAKQQPVVRGIGVSPGVAIGEFWWDNSQPELESVLPASSLDVKKEQEWLSRAVENALSDFRRMRKKLDGDIHKDTLAIFDLFTHLLNDPMLRKDLKEQIQKGDRADWALRQVVEAYVERFSQMSDVYLRERAQDIRELGQRMLYFLYNSEQQELALEKPIILVVRELTASVLASIPKDKLLAVVSLEGAANSHAAILSRALGIPAIMGVSLNFKEINNQLAIVDGYSGFIHISPDAEVLAEYQELMEEEGELSEMVNQSLAEKAITLDGYPVNILLNAGLNTENNTAVNQGVDGVGLYRTEISFLLQNRFPSEEEQIQLYRQVLSAHPGKMVVMRTLDVGGDKPLPYLPIEEDNPFLGWRGIRFTLDHPDIFLIQLRAMMKASIETGNLGILLPMISGMKELDDALVFIEQAFTEVSAVDDRVKRPTIGIMLEVPSMLYLLPQMADRVDFISVGTNDLTQYLLAVDRNNARVADVYESMHPSVLMALKHISDVCHQYQIQVCVCGELAGDPIGALLLIGMGYQTLSMNTANVAKVKYLIRHSEIKTLQKLASQALMQTYGHDIYSMMRAYFEEFGFAGFIRAGKH, from the coding sequence ATGCTCTCTCAGCTTCGGGACATTATGGAACAGGTTTCAAAAGTTGAAGATGTTCATCAGGCTTTTGACATTCTGGTGAAACAGACCTGTGAGGCCATGAATACCGAGTGCTGCACAATTTATCTCGCCAATGAAGAAAAGTTACGCCTTGAACTGATTGCGACTCAAGGGTTGAAATTTAAAGGCAATAAAATACATATCGGTTTTGATGAGGGGTTGGTCGGGTTAGTGAAACGTTCAGCTGAACCGATCAATCTGGCTGAAGCTTCAAAACACCCTAATTTCAAATATTTCAAACAACTTGGTGAAGAGGTGTACCAGAGTTTTCTCGGTGCACCGATTATTTACCGCAAGCAGGTGCTGGGGGTTTTGGTTATCCAGCAACGATCTCCCCGCCAATTTAGTGAAATCGAAGAATCATTTATTGTAACACTGTCGGCTCAGTTAGCCGTTTTGGTGGCGCACTCGCAATCTCAGGGATTATGGTCTCTGGCAAAACAACAGCCGGTTGTCCGTGGGATTGGTGTTTCTCCGGGAGTTGCGATTGGTGAATTCTGGTGGGATAACTCTCAACCAGAGCTGGAAAGCGTATTGCCGGCTTCGAGTCTTGACGTCAAAAAAGAACAAGAATGGTTATCCCGAGCCGTTGAAAATGCGCTGAGTGATTTTCGGCGAATGCGGAAAAAGCTGGATGGGGATATTCACAAAGATACGCTGGCTATTTTTGACCTGTTCACTCACTTACTCAATGATCCGATGCTCCGTAAGGATCTGAAAGAGCAGATCCAGAAAGGTGACCGAGCGGATTGGGCCTTGCGTCAGGTGGTTGAAGCCTATGTTGAACGCTTTTCTCAAATGTCGGATGTTTACCTGCGCGAAAGAGCACAAGATATTCGAGAGCTCGGGCAACGAATGCTGTACTTCTTGTACAACAGTGAACAGCAAGAATTAGCATTGGAAAAGCCGATCATTCTTGTGGTCAGGGAGCTAACCGCTTCCGTTCTGGCCAGTATTCCCAAAGATAAACTTTTGGCTGTTGTTTCACTTGAGGGGGCCGCCAACTCTCATGCTGCGATTCTGTCCCGAGCTTTGGGGATTCCTGCCATTATGGGCGTATCCCTAAATTTCAAAGAAATTAATAACCAATTAGCCATTGTCGATGGTTACAGTGGTTTTATCCATATTTCACCGGATGCTGAAGTTCTGGCCGAATACCAGGAACTGATGGAAGAAGAAGGTGAGTTGTCGGAGATGGTCAATCAAAGCCTTGCCGAAAAAGCGATCACTCTCGATGGATATCCGGTCAATATCTTATTGAATGCAGGTCTGAATACCGAGAATAACACTGCTGTTAATCAAGGGGTGGATGGGGTCGGTTTGTACCGGACTGAAATTTCGTTCTTATTACAGAATCGTTTCCCTTCCGAAGAAGAGCAAATCCAGCTTTATCGTCAGGTGTTGTCTGCCCATCCCGGAAAGATGGTTGTGATGCGAACATTAGATGTCGGTGGCGATAAGCCTTTACCTTACCTGCCAATTGAAGAAGATAATCCGTTTTTAGGCTGGCGAGGTATCCGTTTTACGCTGGATCATCCCGATATTTTTTTGATTCAGCTGCGGGCGATGATGAAAGCCAGTATCGAGACCGGGAATCTGGGCATTTTGTTACCGATGATTTCCGGCATGAAAGAACTTGATGATGCGCTGGTCTTCATTGAGCAAGCATTTACGGAAGTCTCCGCTGTGGACGACCGGGTGAAACGGCCTACGATCGGGATTATGCTCGAAGTCCCATCCATGCTTTATCTTTTACCCCAAATGGCAGACCGGGTTGACTTTATCTCGGTCGGGACAAACGATTTGACGCAATATTTATTAGCGGTTGATCGGAACAATGCCCGGGTTGCCGATGTCTATGAATCGATGCATCCTTCAGTTTTGATGGCATTGAAACATATTTCTGATGTGTGTCATCAGTATCAGATTCAGGTTTGCGTTTGTGGTGAGCTTGCCGGTGATCCAATTGGCGCACTGCTTCTGATTGGGATGGGATATCAGACATTGAGTATGAACACGGCGAATGTGGCTAAAGTGAAATACCTGATTCGTCATTCAGAAATTAAAACGTTGCAAAAACTTGCATCGCAAGCGCTGATGCAAACTTATGGTCATGATATTTATAGTATGATGCGGGCTTACTTTGAAGAGTTCGGTTTTGCCGGCTTTATCCGAGCCGGTAAACATTAA
- a CDS encoding sulfite exporter TauE/SafE family protein produces the protein MTITFVLLLIVLGAFVGVMAGLLGIGGGLIIVPALLFLFPHVGITPDIAMQVALATSLSCIILTSGSSALNHLRYGNIDLLAVKWLTPGIIVGGLMGATLADWMPSEYLPKVFGVIVFLLAIQMFLSIRQQTAKPMPGQASMILSGSFIGMIASLAGIGGGALSVPYLNKHGIEMRKAVGTSSFCGCIIALSGMVGFIWHGFSVKSLPAFSLGYVYLPALLFVSCTSMFTTKVGAKLATELPTSVLKKVFAVFLMFVSVHMLLR, from the coding sequence GTGACCATCACTTTTGTCTTGCTGTTGATTGTGTTAGGTGCTTTTGTCGGCGTTATGGCCGGGTTGTTAGGCATTGGTGGTGGCTTAATTATTGTTCCCGCGTTGTTGTTTTTATTTCCTCATGTCGGCATTACACCGGATATCGCGATGCAAGTGGCTTTGGCGACCTCTCTCTCCTGTATCATTCTGACTTCAGGTTCTTCGGCGTTAAATCATCTCCGTTATGGCAATATTGATTTGCTTGCCGTCAAATGGCTAACCCCCGGGATTATTGTCGGTGGGTTGATGGGGGCAACTCTTGCCGACTGGATGCCGAGCGAATATCTGCCCAAAGTTTTTGGTGTGATTGTTTTCTTGCTGGCGATACAAATGTTTCTCTCGATTCGTCAGCAAACGGCGAAACCGATGCCGGGGCAAGCCTCGATGATCCTTAGTGGAAGTTTTATTGGCATGATTGCCAGCTTAGCTGGTATTGGTGGCGGGGCGTTATCAGTGCCTTATCTGAATAAGCATGGCATAGAAATGCGTAAGGCGGTGGGAACATCGTCATTCTGTGGCTGCATAATTGCATTATCTGGTATGGTGGGATTTATTTGGCATGGTTTTTCGGTCAAAAGCCTGCCTGCGTTTAGTTTAGGGTACGTCTACTTACCCGCTTTGCTGTTTGTTTCCTGTACGTCGATGTTTACGACCAAGGTGGGAGCCAAGTTAGCGACCGAATTACCGACATCAGTATTGAAAAAGGTATTTGCTGTGTTTCTGATGTTTGTATCCGTTCATATGCTGCTGCGTTAA
- the lgt gene encoding prolipoprotein diacylglyceryl transferase yields the protein MSQEFLQFPNIDPVLVSIGPLSIRWYGVMYLLGFLFATWLANRRADKAGSGWTREQVSDLLFAGFVGVVIGGRVGYVLFYGFEYFLADPLYLFKVWTGGMSFHGGLLGVMTAMLWYAKRNHRQFFAVADFVAPLVPFGLALGRLGNFMNGELWGRVTHEPWGMVFPGAGPLPRHPSQLYEFFLEGVLLFIILNVFIRQPRPAGSVAGLFLIGYGTCRTFVEYFREPDAQLGLFAGFISMGQILSLPMILAGALLMVWAYRRDSGSSARTQ from the coding sequence ATGTCTCAGGAATTCTTGCAGTTTCCGAATATTGACCCTGTCTTAGTCTCCATTGGGCCACTTTCCATTCGGTGGTATGGCGTGATGTATCTGCTTGGGTTTCTTTTTGCGACTTGGTTGGCGAACCGAAGAGCCGATAAAGCGGGAAGCGGGTGGACAAGGGAACAGGTTTCTGACCTTTTGTTTGCCGGATTTGTCGGTGTGGTCATTGGCGGACGTGTGGGCTATGTGCTGTTTTACGGATTTGAATATTTTCTGGCAGACCCGCTCTATCTGTTTAAAGTCTGGACGGGCGGGATGTCTTTCCACGGTGGGTTACTCGGGGTGATGACCGCGATGCTCTGGTATGCCAAACGTAACCATCGCCAGTTTTTTGCCGTGGCCGACTTCGTTGCGCCACTTGTTCCTTTTGGACTCGCGCTGGGACGTTTAGGGAATTTCATGAATGGTGAATTGTGGGGCAGAGTGACTCATGAGCCTTGGGGCATGGTCTTCCCCGGTGCGGGACCATTGCCACGTCATCCTTCCCAGCTGTATGAATTCTTTCTGGAAGGGGTACTTTTGTTTATCATCCTCAACGTTTTTATCCGTCAGCCCCGCCCTGCCGGCTCGGTTGCAGGACTATTTCTCATTGGTTACGGTACCTGTCGGACGTTTGTTGAATATTTCCGAGAGCCGGATGCACAACTTGGGCTATTCGCCGGGTTTATCTCAATGGGGCAAATTCTCTCTTTGCCGATGATCCTTGCCGGGGCGTTATTGATGGTTTGGGCCTATCGCCGAGATTCGGGCTCATCCGCGCGCACTCAATAG
- a CDS encoding GFA family protein, with translation MKYQGSCHCGAIRFEVEAPEVMEADKCNCSICNKSGYLHLIVPNSKFKLLSGEAQLATYTFNTKVAQHYFCQHCGIKPFYVPRSNPDGIDVNVNCIDTPIPQLEVSDFDGQDWESHAHKLADKSKEI, from the coding sequence ATGAAATATCAGGGAAGTTGTCACTGTGGCGCGATTCGATTTGAAGTCGAAGCACCTGAAGTCATGGAAGCAGACAAGTGCAATTGTTCTATCTGTAACAAGTCGGGCTATTTGCACCTTATCGTTCCCAACTCAAAGTTTAAGTTGTTATCCGGTGAAGCTCAGTTAGCAACTTATACTTTCAATACAAAAGTGGCACAGCATTACTTTTGTCAGCATTGCGGCATCAAACCGTTTTATGTGCCCCGCTCGAATCCCGATGGGATCGACGTCAACGTTAATTGTATTGATACACCGATCCCGCAACTAGAAGTCTCGGACTTTGATGGTCAGGATTGGGAATCTCATGCCCATAAACTGGCGGACAAGAGCAAAGAAATATAA
- a CDS encoding thymidylate synthase, which translates to MKQYIALLEDILENGDVKGDRTGTGTLSVFGRQIRHNLQDGFPLITTKKLHFKSIANELIWFLSGDTNTTWLKQNGVSIWDEWATESGDLGPIYGKQWTAWPTQSGESLNQIDYVVDALKNNPNSRRILFHGWNVEYLPDESMTPQENARQGKMALPPCHLLYQFYVSNGKLSAQLYIRSSDSFLGLPYNIASLALLTHMLAQQCQLTPHEIVVSFGDLHAYSNHMEQIKTQLTREPRPLPELRILRHPESIYDYRFEDFEIVGYDPHPSIKAPVAI; encoded by the coding sequence ATGAAGCAGTACATTGCATTATTGGAAGATATTTTGGAAAACGGTGATGTCAAAGGTGATCGCACCGGTACGGGAACACTTTCGGTGTTTGGACGTCAAATTCGTCATAATCTTCAAGATGGTTTTCCTCTCATTACCACCAAGAAACTCCATTTTAAAAGTATCGCAAACGAACTGATTTGGTTCCTCAGTGGTGATACCAATACCACGTGGCTGAAACAAAATGGTGTCTCGATCTGGGATGAGTGGGCGACGGAAAGTGGTGACTTAGGCCCGATTTATGGTAAACAGTGGACGGCATGGCCAACACAATCAGGTGAAAGCCTCAATCAGATCGATTATGTCGTGGATGCCTTAAAAAATAATCCCAATAGTCGCCGTATTCTGTTTCATGGCTGGAATGTGGAGTATTTACCTGATGAATCAATGACACCTCAGGAGAATGCCCGACAAGGAAAAATGGCGCTCCCCCCTTGCCATTTGCTGTATCAATTTTATGTTTCAAATGGCAAGCTTTCTGCACAATTATACATCCGTAGTTCAGATAGCTTCCTCGGGTTACCTTATAACATTGCCTCACTGGCATTACTCACCCATATGCTTGCCCAACAATGCCAACTGACACCGCATGAAATTGTGGTTAGTTTTGGTGATTTACATGCATATTCCAACCATATGGAACAAATTAAAACTCAGCTTACCCGGGAGCCACGTCCGTTGCCGGAATTACGCATTTTGCGCCACCCCGAATCGATTTATGACTATCGTTTTGAGGACTTTGAAATCGTCGGATATGATCCACATCCATCGATTAAAGCACCCGTCGCCATATAA
- the nhaR gene encoding transcriptional activator NhaR gives MSHLNYNHLYYFWMVCKQGSVTKAAQALFLTPQTVTGQIKALEARMDGQLMKRAGRRVEPTELGQLVYKYADRMYGLSYEMLDIVNYSQRANLLLDVGVADAISKQIVSKILSCAVPEDEHIHLRCFESTHELLLEQLSQHKLDMILSDCPVDSARSPGLFSKKLGENQMCFFSYTVPQASSLTEALSNGKILIPGSRTAMGRSVMQWFDSQGIQPNIMGEFDDVALMKAFAREHREAIFLAPSLYTETVNSDMPMHLLDRIDDLKEEYYVIFAERMIQHPSVKGICSEDFGYLSV, from the coding sequence ATGTCTCATTTAAATTACAATCACTTATATTATTTTTGGATGGTTTGTAAACAAGGTTCGGTCACGAAAGCCGCTCAGGCCTTGTTTCTGACTCCGCAAACGGTGACCGGACAAATTAAAGCGCTGGAGGCGCGGATGGATGGTCAGTTGATGAAACGCGCCGGTCGGCGTGTTGAACCGACAGAGTTGGGACAGTTGGTTTATAAATACGCGGATCGGATGTATGGCTTGAGTTATGAGATGCTTGACATTGTCAACTATAGTCAACGGGCCAACTTACTACTGGATGTGGGCGTTGCCGATGCAATTTCCAAACAGATTGTCAGTAAGATTTTATCGTGTGCTGTTCCTGAAGATGAACATATTCATTTACGTTGTTTCGAATCAACACATGAGTTGCTGCTTGAGCAGCTTTCACAGCATAAACTGGATATGATCCTATCGGATTGTCCGGTTGATTCTGCTCGCAGTCCCGGTTTGTTTAGTAAGAAGCTGGGAGAAAATCAAATGTGCTTCTTCTCCTATACTGTTCCTCAAGCGAGCTCACTCACCGAAGCACTGTCCAATGGAAAAATACTGATTCCGGGGAGTCGGACGGCAATGGGAAGAAGTGTGATGCAATGGTTTGATAGTCAGGGAATTCAACCCAATATCATGGGGGAGTTTGACGATGTTGCATTGATGAAAGCTTTTGCCAGAGAACATCGAGAGGCTATTTTTTTAGCGCCGTCGCTCTATACGGAAACGGTGAACAGCGATATGCCGATGCATTTGCTTGATAGAATTGATGATTTAAAGGAAGAATATTACGTTATCTTTGCGGAGCGGATGATTCAGCACCCGTCAGTGAAGGGGATATGCAGTGAAGATTTTGGTTATTTATCAGTATAA